Proteins encoded within one genomic window of Polaribacter sp. NJDZ03:
- a CDS encoding glutaredoxin domain-containing protein, which yields MKIVLYGRAGHAYTVAFKNFLNSTDVPYIYKDISKDVEAREHSKELYDGVAKYPTLFVDDKVYLTPTTEEFNKIMQDLSLRA from the coding sequence ATGAAAATAGTTTTATACGGAAGAGCAGGACATGCCTATACAGTAGCATTTAAAAATTTTTTGAATTCAACCGATGTTCCTTATATCTATAAAGATATTTCTAAAGATGTAGAAGCAAGAGAGCATAGCAAAGAATTGTATGATGGCGTAGCAAAGTATCCAACGTTGTTTGTAGATGATAAAGTGTATTTAACTCCAACTACAGAAGAGTTTAATAAAATAATGCAAGATTTAAGTTTAAGAGCGTAG
- a CDS encoding MarR family winged helix-turn-helix transcriptional regulator, which produces MGDISKDIKSKFASNKLKALINIKYTAHWLSSKENEFFKPFGISPQQYNILRILRGAKDRIKVQIVKDRMIERAPNATRLMDKLCEKNLIERERCEQDRRVVYVKINEKGLELLSNIDDNKNLSFLEKLTEEEATLLSDLLDKIR; this is translated from the coding sequence ATGGGAGACATTTCTAAAGACATAAAATCGAAATTTGCAAGTAATAAGTTAAAGGCTTTAATCAATATTAAATACACTGCACATTGGTTAAGTAGCAAAGAGAATGAGTTTTTTAAACCTTTTGGAATTTCGCCACAGCAATACAATATTCTAAGAATTTTACGTGGAGCAAAAGATAGAATTAAGGTACAGATTGTAAAGGATAGAATGATTGAGAGAGCGCCAAATGCAACGCGTTTAATGGACAAACTTTGCGAAAAAAACTTAATAGAAAGAGAACGTTGTGAGCAGGATAGACGAGTTGTATATGTGAAAATTAATGAAAAAGGTTTAGAATTATTATCTAACATAGATGATAATAAAAATCTTTCTTTTTTAGAAAAATTAACGGAAGAGGAAGCAACTCTTTTAAGTGATTTATTGGATAAAATTAGATAA
- a CDS encoding pirin family protein → MKKIIHTAATRGNANHGWLEANHSFSFANFYDPKRIQFGALRVLNDDLIAPSMGFGTHPHKNMEIITIPLKGVLKHKDNMANDWIPVLPGEVQVMSAGKGVYHSEINGSANEHLALFQIWIMPEKNEVTPRYDQKEFDIKDRKNKLQLLVNSFNSDDENSLKIHQDAQIFRIDLDKNQDFKYQLKSKNRGVYVMNISGDFEIDSTKLGSRDAIGIYETDSFIINSLANSELLLIEVPM, encoded by the coding sequence ATGAAAAAAATAATTCATACTGCAGCCACAAGAGGAAATGCAAATCATGGATGGTTAGAAGCAAATCATTCGTTTAGTTTTGCTAATTTTTATGATCCTAAGAGAATACAGTTTGGAGCGTTAAGAGTTTTAAATGACGATTTAATTGCACCAAGCATGGGGTTTGGTACACATCCTCATAAGAACATGGAAATTATTACTATTCCATTAAAAGGTGTTTTAAAACATAAAGATAACATGGCAAATGATTGGATTCCCGTTTTGCCTGGTGAAGTACAAGTAATGTCTGCCGGAAAAGGAGTCTATCATTCAGAAATAAATGGTTCTGCAAATGAACATTTAGCTTTATTTCAAATCTGGATAATGCCAGAAAAAAATGAAGTTACTCCAAGATATGATCAAAAGGAATTTGATATAAAAGATAGAAAAAATAAATTACAATTATTGGTGAATTCTTTTAATTCTGACGATGAAAATAGTTTGAAAATTCATCAAGATGCACAAATTTTTAGAATTGATTTAGATAAAAATCAAGATTTTAAGTATCAGTTAAAAAGTAAGAATCGTGGAGTATATGTAATGAATATTTCTGGTGATTTTGAAATTGATTCAACAAAACTAGGTAGTCGAGATGCAATAGGAATTTATGAAACAGATAGTTTTATAATTAACAGTCTCGCTAATTCTGAATTACTATTGATTGAAGTTCCAATGTAA
- a CDS encoding FAD-dependent oxidoreductase, producing MMKYKHIFEPLDLGFTTLKNRILMGSMHTGLEEEKNGLEKIAAYYAERARGGVGLIVTGGIAPNIQGWTAPFSARMSTKKHAKEHQKITAAVHKEGGKICMQILHAGRYGYHPFNVAPSKIKSPITPFKPFKLIQSGINRTIRDFVNSARLSKEAGYDGIEIMGSEGYLINQFIVKRTNKRTDNYGGSYKNRMRLPIELVKQTRDAVGKEFIIIYRLSMLDLVENGSSWEEVVQLGKEIEKAGATIINTGIGWHEARIPTISTSVPRAAFTWVTKKMKEELSIPLITSNRINMPETAEKILAEGDADMISMARPFLADPEWVNKAAEEKADEINTCIGCNQACLDHVFQQKVASCLVNPRACHETELNYYETVFKKKIAVIGAGPAGLSAATIAAQRGHKVTLFDADKEIGGQFNIAKQIPGKEEFYETLRYYNKQIELHDVTVKLHTRVSVEDLKDSDFEEIIVATGIKPRALKIEGINHPKVLSYIDVLKLKKPVGKRVAVIGAGGIGFDVSEYLTHEGESTSLNIDAWLKEWGIDKSLEARAGIEEVKPEFEASPREVFMFKRSKGKFGGNLGKTTGWIHRSTLKKKKVQFIGEVSYTKIDDEGLHYIQNEKAEILKVDNIVICAGQVPFKELYQPLLDAGKRVHVIGGADFASELDAKRAINQGARLAANL from the coding sequence ATTATGAAATATAAGCACATTTTTGAACCTTTAGATTTAGGTTTTACAACGTTAAAAAATAGAATTTTAATGGGTTCTATGCATACAGGTTTAGAGGAAGAAAAAAACGGTTTAGAAAAAATTGCGGCTTATTATGCAGAGCGAGCAAGAGGAGGAGTTGGATTAATTGTTACTGGAGGTATTGCACCTAATATACAAGGTTGGACAGCTCCTTTTTCAGCTAGAATGTCTACAAAAAAGCATGCGAAAGAACATCAGAAAATAACAGCTGCAGTACATAAAGAAGGTGGGAAAATTTGTATGCAGATTTTACATGCAGGTCGTTATGGTTATCATCCGTTTAATGTTGCACCTTCCAAAATAAAATCGCCAATAACACCTTTTAAACCCTTTAAGTTAATACAATCTGGAATTAATAGAACTATTAGAGATTTTGTAAATTCAGCAAGATTATCTAAAGAAGCAGGTTACGATGGTATTGAAATTATGGGATCTGAAGGTTATTTAATCAATCAATTTATTGTAAAAAGAACCAATAAAAGAACCGATAATTATGGAGGAAGTTATAAAAACAGAATGCGTTTACCAATTGAATTGGTAAAACAAACAAGAGATGCTGTTGGTAAAGAGTTTATTATAATCTATAGATTATCGATGCTAGATTTGGTAGAAAACGGCTCTTCTTGGGAAGAAGTAGTACAATTAGGAAAAGAGATAGAAAAAGCAGGAGCAACCATTATAAATACTGGAATTGGTTGGCACGAAGCCAGAATACCAACGATTTCTACATCAGTTCCTAGAGCAGCTTTTACTTGGGTTACTAAAAAAATGAAAGAAGAATTATCGATTCCTTTAATCACCTCTAACAGAATAAATATGCCCGAAACGGCAGAAAAAATATTGGCAGAAGGAGATGCAGATATGATTTCTATGGCGCGTCCTTTTTTAGCAGATCCAGAATGGGTAAATAAAGCAGCTGAAGAAAAAGCAGATGAAATAAATACATGTATTGGTTGTAATCAGGCTTGTTTAGATCATGTGTTTCAACAAAAAGTGGCAAGTTGTTTGGTAAATCCTAGAGCTTGCCATGAAACAGAATTGAATTATTATGAAACCGTATTTAAAAAGAAAATAGCAGTTATTGGCGCAGGTCCTGCGGGTTTATCTGCAGCTACAATTGCGGCACAAAGAGGTCATAAGGTTACTTTATTTGATGCTGACAAAGAAATTGGTGGTCAGTTTAATATAGCAAAACAAATTCCGGGTAAAGAAGAATTTTATGAAACCTTGCGTTATTATAACAAACAAATAGAACTCCATGATGTAACTGTAAAATTACATACTAGGGTATCTGTAGAAGATTTAAAAGATTCAGATTTTGAAGAAATTATTGTTGCAACAGGAATTAAACCTAGAGCGTTAAAAATAGAAGGCATTAATCACCCAAAAGTATTAAGTTATATTGATGTTTTAAAATTGAAAAAACCAGTAGGAAAACGTGTTGCAGTAATTGGTGCAGGCGGAATTGGTTTTGATGTTTCAGAATATTTAACGCATGAAGGAGAATCGACATCCTTAAATATTGATGCTTGGTTAAAAGAATGGGGAATAGATAAATCTTTAGAAGCAAGAGCTGGAATTGAAGAAGTGAAACCTGAATTTGAAGCGTCTCCTAGAGAAGTTTTTATGTTTAAAAGAAGTAAAGGTAAGTTTGGTGGCAACCTTGGTAAAACTACCGGTTGGATTCATAGATCGACTTTAAAGAAAAAGAAAGTCCAATTTATTGGTGAAGTTTCTTACACAAAAATTGATGATGAAGGGTTGCATTATATTCAGAATGAAAAAGCAGAAATTTTAAAAGTAGACAACATTGTTATTTGTGCAGGTCAAGTTCCTTTTAAAGAATTGTATCAACCTTTATTAGATGCGGGTAAAAGGGTGCATGTAATTGGTGGTGCAGATTTTGCAAGTGAATTAGATGCAAAAAGAGCAATTAATCAGGGTGCACGATTAGCGGCAAACCTTTAA
- the lpxD gene encoding UDP-3-O-(3-hydroxymyristoyl)glucosamine N-acyltransferase yields MKSFSVEEITSLVKGEQIGICKDKINAPEQIENAIKGNVTFIGNSKYAKLWETSNASIAIVYDGIKITPEEGKAFIKVKNPDLAMAVLLEAFEPESPYFETDIHPTAVIDKTVKLGKGCKVGANSYIGKNVVLGDNVTIYPNVSIFDDTTIGNETVIWSGTVIRERTKIGSHCIFHINVSIGADGFGYRPSPDGRGLVKIIHIGNVVIGNAVEIGANSCVDRGKFSSTILGDGCKIDNLVQIGHNSVLGRCCIMAGHSGLAGSVTLGDGVIIGGSASIKDHVTIHSGAKVGAGSGVIADVPAGKSVVGYPACDSREKMKQWVAVRKLGRN; encoded by the coding sequence ATGAAATCATTTTCTGTAGAAGAAATAACATCGCTTGTAAAAGGAGAACAAATTGGTATTTGTAAAGACAAAATTAATGCTCCAGAACAAATAGAAAATGCCATAAAAGGGAATGTTACTTTTATAGGGAATTCTAAATATGCAAAATTGTGGGAAACCTCTAACGCTAGTATTGCTATTGTTTATGATGGAATAAAAATTACTCCAGAAGAAGGAAAAGCATTTATAAAAGTGAAGAATCCAGATTTGGCAATGGCAGTTTTATTAGAAGCTTTTGAGCCAGAGTCTCCTTATTTTGAAACGGATATTCATCCGACGGCAGTAATAGATAAAACAGTTAAATTAGGAAAAGGATGTAAAGTCGGTGCAAATTCTTATATCGGTAAAAATGTAGTTTTAGGAGATAATGTAACAATTTATCCTAATGTTTCTATTTTTGATGACACCACAATTGGCAACGAGACTGTAATTTGGTCTGGAACGGTTATTAGAGAACGTACTAAGATAGGAAGTCATTGTATTTTTCATATAAATGTAAGTATTGGAGCAGATGGTTTTGGTTATAGACCAAGTCCGGATGGTAGAGGTTTAGTAAAAATTATTCATATTGGAAATGTTGTAATTGGAAACGCAGTAGAAATTGGCGCAAATTCATGTGTAGATCGTGGTAAATTTAGTTCTACTATTTTAGGTGATGGTTGCAAGATTGATAATTTGGTGCAAATAGGTCATAATTCTGTTTTAGGAAGATGTTGTATTATGGCAGGACATAGTGGTTTAGCAGGTTCTGTAACTTTAGGAGATGGCGTAATTATTGGCGGAAGTGCTTCTATTAAAGATCATGTTACTATACATTCTGGTGCCAAAGTAGGTGCTGGCTCTGGTGTTATTGCAGATGTTCCTGCTGGTAAATCGGTTGTTGGTTATCCTGCATGTGATTCTAGAGAAAAAATGAAACAATGGGTAGCAGTGCGTAAACTTGGAAGAAACTAA
- a CDS encoding CAL67264 family membrane protein, which translates to MNKNTVLGFATLIMILVGLGLIALGAFRYNEVAGWGFAAVGFGFFCIAWVFNALKGRV; encoded by the coding sequence ATGAATAAAAATACAGTATTAGGCTTTGCTACGCTTATTATGATACTTGTTGGCTTAGGCTTAATAGCTTTAGGGGCTTTTAGATATAATGAAGTTGCTGGATGGGGATTTGCGGCAGTTGGTTTTGGTTTCTTTTGTATTGCATGGGTTTTTAATGCATTAAAAGGTAGAGTATAA